ATACTCTATGGAGTGGTGAAAAAATATTAAGCAATGAGAAAGAATATCCCCTTGGATATATGTCTAAATTGATTTATTGGAATTTAAGGGGTGATTCACACAAGGTGGTTTATTCTGAATACAAAAAATATGTAAATAACAACAGAAAGAAAAACATCTTTCTAACTATAAGTTATGCATTTTCTGGTGCGGGCATTGGTACCTTATCCCGGCCGCATATTAAAAATAGTGACCTGAACATTTCCATAGCATTTTTTGTCAGCAGTTTTATTAGCGCATTAGCCGGCCAGGTATGTTATAGCAATGCTTTGGATGATATGGATAAAACTATTTGGTTGTATAACCGTGAAATAATGGGATTAAAAAACACATTACCTGATACAACATATTGATGTTTGGTTGCAAATGAATTTTAAAAGACGTATTGTCTTTGCCATTATTTTAATAACAATCGTGGAAATTTCAAGTGCCAGAGCCTTACCGCTACTAAATGCGCTGGAGCGGGTGCTGGACAAGTTTGAATTCCTGCCGGAATACCATTTGACCGGGGACCTCTACGGGATGACCCATTACAAGAATGCCGAATACAAGCGCCGGTATTTTGTGGAAAGCAACGCCGACATGGAGTTCGTTCTGGTCAGCTACCGGCGGCGGCTTTATTCCTCGGCAGCCTTGTATGTCCGGACCACCATGGGCCGGCAGGATGGTGCCATCATGTTCGACCCCCGCGAGCTGCGCTACGGGATAGATCCTGCCACGGAGCTAAGGCTTGATGACTTTAACCTGCGGGCCGGCCTTGACCATTACTGCTTTCACGAGATCGACAGCTGGGACAGCACCACCGAGTACTGGAACAAGGCCTATGTCCAGGTCAGTTCCAAGAACGGACGCCCGATGGAATACCGGACCCGGCTGGTCAATGACGGCCGCTGGGACCCGGCCTCCCGGTTCAGTTGGGAAGCCAAGCTCGGCCATTATATGGAAAAGGCCTTCGGCCTGCTGGACCCGGCCATCATCGGAGGCAACCACGACTATGACTGGGAACTGACGGGGGTCAACCGCTGGGCCTTTTATAAGCGGTTGGATTGGGTGGTGGACGCCAGGACGATGGTGAACCTTAACCTGTCCCGCCATGGCCAGCTAAGGCAGACCTATCATATGGGGCTTGAGGGGCATTTCCGGCGGGGAGCCGCAGGAATGATGCTGTTTGCAAATTACATAGTCCTAGACCAGTTGACAGTAAGGCCAAAGGACAGGCTGGTGGAACTGGGCGTAAGATTTTATAACTGATGGGCGGCCGTTAACTGAAAATGAATTTATAATTTTTTCATATAACCTCAGGAGAATCTATGCAGGGCATCATTCAGAAAATATCCGGACCGGCGGTCATCGCCAAGAACATGATGGGCGCCCGGATGTACGACATCGTCAAAGTGGGCAAGCTGGGCTTGGTGGGGGAGATCATCCGCCTGGATGGGGACACCTGCTTCATCCAGGTTTACGAGGACACCTCCGGCCTGTTCGTGGGAGAGCAGGTTGTCACCACCGGCGAGCCGCTGAAGGTGGAACTGGGCCCCGGTTTGCTGGAGGCCATCTTCGACGGCATTCAAAGGCCCCTGGACCAGATCAAAAAGAAGGAGGGCGACTTCATCGCCCGCGGGGTGGAGGTTCCCAGCCTGAACCGGGAGAAGAAATGGAAGTTCAAGCCGACAGTTAATAAAGACGACCAAGTTGCTGAAGGAGATGTACTTGGCGAGGTGCAGGAAAATGTTTGGTTCCTGCATAAGATACTGGTTCCGCCAACAAAAAACGGCAAGATCAAAAGCATCGTCAAGGAAGGCGAATACACCGTGGCCGACCCGATAGCTGAACTGGAGGATGGAACCAAGCTTTTCCTGATGCATTCCTGGCCGGTGCGCCAGCCCAGGCCCTTCAAAAAGAAGATGGATCCCGACGAGATGTTCATCACCGGCCAGCGGATCCTGGACACTCTGTTCCCGGTGGCCATGGGCGGTACCGCCGCCATCCCCGGGCCCTTCGGCTCCGGCAAGACCGTGGTCCAGCAGACCCTGGCCAAGCACTCCAACGCCCAGGTGATCATCTACGTGGGCTGCGGCGAGCGGGGCAACGAGATGACCGAGGTGCTGACCGAGTTCCCGGAACTGCTGGATCCCAAGACCAAGCGCCCCCTGATGGAGCGGACGGTGCTGATCGCCAACACTTCCAACATGCCGGTGGCGGCCCGCGAGGCCAGCATCTACACCGGTATCACTTTGGCCGAGTATTTCCGCGACATGGGCTTCTCCGTGGCCATGATGGCCGATTCCACCAGCCGCTGGGCCGAGGCCCTGCGCGAAATATCGTCACGGCTGGAGGAGATGCCGGGCGAAGAGGGCTATCCCACCTATCTTTCCAGCAAACTGGCCGCTTTCTATGAACGGGCCGGCCGAACGGTCTGCGTCGGCAGGGACGCCCGGGTGGGCTCGGTCACCATCGTGGGGGCGGTTTCGCCTCCGGGCGGCGACTTCTCCGAGCCGGTCACCCAGAGCACTTTGCGGATCGTGGGAACCTTCTGGGCATTGGATGCCAGCCTGGCCCAGCGCCGCCATTTCCCGGCCATCAACTGGAACCGGTCATATTCGCTTTATGCCGAGATGCTGGGCGGCTGGCTTAAGGAGCATGTGGCCCCCGACTTCGCCGAGGTCCGCAAGCAGGCCTCGGAGCTGCTGCAGAAGGAGGCCGCCCTGCAGGAAGTGGTCCAGCTGGTGGGCCCCGACGCCCTGCAGGACCAGGAGCGGATGGTGATCGAGGTCGGCAAGATGCTGCGCGAGGATTTCCTGCAGCAGCACGCCTTCTCAGAAGTGGACGGCCACTGCAGCCTGGAGAAATCATACTGGATGCT
The sequence above is a segment of the bacterium genome. Coding sequences within it:
- a CDS encoding V-type ATP synthase subunit A; this encodes MQGIIQKISGPAVIAKNMMGARMYDIVKVGKLGLVGEIIRLDGDTCFIQVYEDTSGLFVGEQVVTTGEPLKVELGPGLLEAIFDGIQRPLDQIKKKEGDFIARGVEVPSLNREKKWKFKPTVNKDDQVAEGDVLGEVQENVWFLHKILVPPTKNGKIKSIVKEGEYTVADPIAELEDGTKLFLMHSWPVRQPRPFKKKMDPDEMFITGQRILDTLFPVAMGGTAAIPGPFGSGKTVVQQTLAKHSNAQVIIYVGCGERGNEMTEVLTEFPELLDPKTKRPLMERTVLIANTSNMPVAAREASIYTGITLAEYFRDMGFSVAMMADSTSRWAEALREISSRLEEMPGEEGYPTYLSSKLAAFYERAGRTVCVGRDARVGSVTIVGAVSPPGGDFSEPVTQSTLRIVGTFWALDASLAQRRHFPAINWNRSYSLYAEMLGGWLKEHVAPDFAEVRKQASELLQKEAALQEVVQLVGPDALQDQERMVIEVGKMLREDFLQQHAFSEVDGHCSLEKSYWMLKAILAFYDGARQAIERGAMHINDILNLPQIEQCARFKEVPQAQFKAHIDAFIAGLGEAFAKK